In the genome of Caldanaerobius fijiensis DSM 17918, one region contains:
- a CDS encoding TetR/AcrR family transcriptional regulator: protein MEENIKNNIYEAALKLFSKQGFDGTSIRQIADEASTTIPMIYYYYKSKEGLFESVINEGVQKIKNAIVISDDNELYIEKLRKAIYRFLSFCRENRELTALLLGTWFGPSTIDVHIPSVVQVYVDLMEAFKNILDKGIAQGQFREHNTHELSQNILGMLTNYLARMFIGNEEIDPVHSTENVMDVLKYGILKKGER, encoded by the coding sequence ATGGAAGAAAATATAAAAAATAATATATACGAAGCTGCTTTAAAGCTATTTTCGAAACAAGGTTTTGATGGCACATCTATCAGGCAGATCGCTGATGAGGCTTCTACTACTATACCCATGATATATTATTACTACAAGAGCAAGGAAGGACTTTTTGAAAGCGTGATAAATGAAGGCGTGCAGAAGATAAAAAATGCCATTGTGATATCGGATGACAATGAATTGTATATAGAAAAACTAAGAAAGGCTATATATAGATTTTTATCTTTTTGCAGGGAAAACAGAGAGCTGACAGCACTTCTGCTGGGTACGTGGTTTGGTCCCAGCACTATAGACGTGCACATACCATCGGTGGTTCAGGTTTATGTGGATCTCATGGAAGCATTTAAAAATATTTTAGATAAAGGTATAGCTCAAGGGCAATTTAGAGAACACAATACCCATGAGCTGTCGCAGAATATACTGGGGATGCTGACCAATTATCTGGCCAGAATGTTTATAGGCAATGAAGAAATAGACCCGGTGCATTCCACAGAAAATGTGATGGATGTGCTTAAATACGGTATTTTAAAAAAGGGGGAGAGGTAG
- a CDS encoding response regulator transcription factor has product MLIIDDDELLVKGLRLSLMQNGFEVDVAYDGKTGLEMARRNQHDIVILDLMLPEMDGLSVCRGIREVSNVPLIMLTAKGEDVDRIVGIEIGADDYVTKPFNTRELIARMRALLRRSRNSYEKKRNVLEYGDLKIDPSSRRVFLNGSEVELTAKEYDILYLLASNPGTVFTKDQILDQVWGYDFNGDIKTLNVYISKLREKLGDSTSEPKYIVTKWGSGYYFKG; this is encoded by the coding sequence GTGCTTATAATTGATGATGATGAATTGCTGGTTAAGGGATTGAGACTTTCTTTGATGCAAAATGGTTTTGAAGTGGATGTGGCCTATGACGGGAAAACCGGCCTTGAGATGGCAAGGAGAAATCAACACGACATTGTAATATTGGACCTTATGCTGCCGGAGATGGACGGATTGAGTGTATGCAGGGGTATAAGGGAAGTCTCAAATGTGCCTTTGATCATGCTTACGGCAAAAGGCGAAGACGTAGATAGGATCGTTGGTATTGAGATTGGTGCTGATGATTATGTGACAAAGCCCTTTAATACGAGGGAATTGATAGCCAGAATGAGAGCTTTGTTGAGGCGCAGCCGTAATAGCTATGAAAAAAAGCGCAATGTTTTAGAATACGGTGATTTGAAAATAGATCCGAGCAGCAGAAGGGTTTTTTTAAACGGCAGCGAAGTGGAGCTCACAGCTAAAGAGTACGACATACTGTATTTACTGGCATCTAATCCTGGAACGGTATTTACAAAAGATCAGATACTGGATCAGGTATGGGGGTACGATTTCAACGGCGATATCAAGACATTAAACGTGTATATAAGCAAATTGAGGGAAAAACTGGGCGATAGTACATCTGAACCCAAATATATTGTAACAAAGTGGGGTTCTGGATACTATTTTAAAGGGTGA
- a CDS encoding sensor histidine kinase has translation MSIRWRIFLIYVSILFVSLSAMDLYLYHSITNDYLSSERISNLTQANIVSNIVAGYIGRNSYMLRPTIEAFAKQVDSRVLFLNKDGVVAIDSSPVKSLEGQKLSTPEVDSALKGVSLANTYYLNGLGHVMYTAVPIVVAGKNDGAIFLSTSIEDIVAMARNIKYKLIYLFTATGIFITLISLMVANFITRPIKELTQAANQMSAGHLGYIVDISRNDEVGQLARAFNDMSIKLKNIDEARKKFVSDASHELKTPIAAIKAMIEPLIYGDVNKEVYKEFLGDINNELDRMARLIDQLLELTRLEKAIRIEKQRVDLNKVIGNVISDIKPLADVKGISIRSDEQPVIVLANEDLIYRMVYNLVENSIKYSPEKSEIYVAAGYVEGSPSITVQDNGEGIDREVLPHIFERFTRGDKARSRKSGGFGLGLAIVKEIADLHDATINVESDTGKGTKFTVVF, from the coding sequence ATGAGTATAAGGTGGAGGATTTTCCTCATATATGTGTCTATACTGTTTGTTTCACTTTCGGCGATGGATCTTTACCTGTATCATAGCATTACCAATGATTATTTATCTTCTGAAAGGATATCCAATCTTACCCAGGCCAATATAGTATCAAATATTGTTGCCGGGTATATAGGCCGCAATTCTTATATGCTCAGGCCTACTATAGAGGCGTTTGCTAAACAGGTAGATTCCAGGGTGCTTTTTTTAAATAAAGACGGTGTTGTGGCTATCGATTCTTCGCCAGTAAAAAGTCTTGAAGGGCAAAAGCTTTCAACGCCGGAAGTGGACAGCGCGTTAAAAGGTGTGAGCCTTGCAAACACATATTATTTAAATGGTTTGGGACACGTTATGTATACAGCAGTGCCTATTGTCGTGGCTGGCAAAAATGATGGGGCTATTTTTCTTTCTACCAGTATAGAGGATATTGTAGCTATGGCTCGTAATATCAAATATAAGCTTATATATCTGTTTACGGCTACGGGTATATTTATAACGCTGATAAGCCTGATGGTGGCTAATTTTATTACACGGCCTATTAAGGAACTCACTCAGGCCGCAAATCAGATGTCGGCAGGGCATCTGGGATATATAGTAGATATTTCTCGAAATGATGAAGTGGGCCAGCTGGCCAGAGCTTTCAATGATATGAGTATTAAACTCAAAAACATCGACGAAGCCAGAAAAAAATTTGTATCCGATGCATCCCACGAGCTCAAGACACCTATAGCTGCTATTAAAGCGATGATTGAACCATTGATATACGGTGATGTGAATAAAGAGGTGTACAAAGAATTCCTTGGTGATATAAACAATGAACTGGATCGTATGGCCAGGCTTATAGATCAGCTTTTAGAGCTAACCCGGCTGGAAAAAGCCATTAGAATAGAAAAACAAAGGGTGGATTTGAATAAGGTTATTGGCAATGTAATTTCTGATATAAAACCGCTGGCAGATGTCAAGGGGATATCTATTCGCAGCGATGAACAGCCTGTGATAGTGTTGGCCAATGAGGACCTCATCTACAGGATGGTGTATAATTTGGTTGAAAATAGTATAAAATATTCTCCTGAAAAAAGTGAGATTTATGTAGCTGCTGGTTATGTCGAAGGTTCACCCTCTATAACGGTGCAAGACAACGGAGAAGGAATTGACAGGGAGGTTTTACCCCATATATTTGAGAGGTTTACAAGGGGCGATAAGGCCAGAAGCAGGAAGAGTGGAGGATTTGGATTGGGCCTGGCTATTGTGAAAGAAATTGCGGATTTGCATGATGCCACTATAAACGTCGAAAGTGATACAGGCAAGGGGACAAAATTTACTGTGGTATTTTGA
- a CDS encoding Gmad2 immunoglobulin-like domain-containing protein, whose translation MKKLLLILLSALLLLSGCTTTFQRSANSSKTVRIDPKPVAANDETKEIKLYFPSTAGGLLLELRNITEKSDSIKQILDEFLKGPKSSYELAGVPAGTQLISYELKQDVLYVNFSSEYSKATRDQVRALVTTLTELPNVNGIQILVEGQKQKNLGMTPMKREVLLGTVKYSPDWLKDIQNQVDEGKQLWRTDPLSVMRTEGGIVGFGPNDDFNVVKEGNGFAQVDVSSLGKGYIISLRQPVKKGNSGVWVIDSVSAKFTKIADADPSKGETFIYGRLLSIDIQNRTIKIQREYQDSPDMNNKVDSDIPVLKDAVIHFQKKIGISDNGYKYEEQDMRFEDMKVGSELGIILTKDKKARAIIVSDPTQIIKEPNIKIVQPKENQVVESPFKVEGTARVFEGTVNIELITSDGKLLDQTTAQATAGAPSWGEFQAMVSYQPLDKPVDGLLRVYSRSPKDGSQQDMVIIPIRLK comes from the coding sequence GTGAAAAAGTTATTGCTGATTCTGTTATCTGCATTGCTATTGCTGTCAGGTTGTACCACGACATTTCAGCGTTCTGCAAATTCCAGTAAAACGGTCAGAATAGATCCTAAACCTGTGGCGGCGAACGATGAGACGAAAGAGATTAAGTTGTATTTTCCATCTACTGCCGGTGGTCTGCTTTTAGAGTTGAGAAATATAACCGAGAAAAGTGATAGCATAAAACAGATACTGGATGAATTTTTAAAGGGTCCTAAAAGTTCTTATGAACTTGCAGGAGTTCCAGCAGGAACACAGCTTATATCTTATGAGTTGAAACAGGATGTTTTATATGTTAATTTTTCATCAGAATATTCCAAAGCTACCAGGGATCAGGTAAGGGCGCTGGTTACGACATTGACTGAATTGCCTAATGTAAATGGAATTCAAATACTGGTGGAAGGGCAAAAGCAAAAAAACCTCGGCATGACTCCGATGAAAAGAGAGGTATTGCTGGGAACTGTAAAATACAGCCCTGATTGGTTGAAAGATATACAGAACCAGGTAGATGAAGGCAAACAGTTATGGAGAACAGATCCTTTATCTGTCATGAGGACAGAAGGTGGCATCGTAGGGTTTGGACCTAATGATGATTTTAATGTAGTAAAAGAGGGAAACGGATTTGCACAGGTGGACGTGAGCTCTCTCGGAAAAGGATATATTATAAGCCTGAGACAACCTGTTAAAAAAGGGAATAGTGGTGTATGGGTTATCGATAGCGTAAGCGCAAAATTTACTAAAATTGCTGATGCAGATCCTTCAAAAGGAGAAACATTTATATATGGCAGACTTTTGAGCATCGATATACAGAACAGGACGATTAAGATCCAGAGAGAGTATCAGGATTCGCCGGATATGAATAATAAGGTAGATTCTGATATACCGGTTTTGAAGGATGCTGTGATACATTTCCAGAAGAAGATTGGTATTAGCGATAATGGCTATAAATATGAAGAACAGGATATGAGATTTGAGGACATGAAAGTGGGCTCTGAACTGGGTATCATCCTGACAAAGGATAAAAAGGCTCGCGCTATTATTGTATCAGACCCGACACAGATTATAAAAGAGCCAAATATAAAAATTGTACAACCTAAAGAAAATCAAGTGGTAGAGAGTCCGTTTAAAGTAGAGGGTACGGCGAGGGTTTTTGAAGGCACTGTCAATATAGAGCTGATTACATCTGATGGAAAATTATTAGATCAGACAACGGCCCAGGCGACGGCTGGAGCCCCATCATGGGGAGAATTTCAGGCCATGGTGTCATATCAACCTCTGGATAAGCCTGTCGATGGATTGCTAAGGGTATACTCTCGAAGTCCTAAAGACGGGTCTCAACAGGACATGGTTATAATCCCCATCCGATTGAAATAG
- a CDS encoding GGDEF domain-containing protein produces the protein MTNLELFQIKYKEYLSNYVLKGGDDEILFEAYQALINLLDDSSAQAANILDIHNRVLKDVLNIRSDIDMVQWIYIERATEFLTQILIATDALLLSLKENIEKDPLTGLYNRLALDRILSKAWSYAASHNTPLTVAMLDLDNFKHINDNYGHLVGDELLAEVCLKIKRSLRDGDEIIRYGGEEFLVLLPETSVEKALIPLERIRNQIESDTFTAEQIKTTISIGLATFPGDRPLNYEELIKFADTALYEAKSRGKNQIVSYRELTRKQ, from the coding sequence TTGACTAACTTAGAATTGTTTCAGATAAAGTATAAAGAATATCTATCAAATTATGTATTAAAAGGTGGAGATGATGAAATCCTTTTTGAAGCCTATCAAGCCCTTATTAATTTGCTTGATGATTCATCTGCACAGGCTGCAAATATATTAGACATCCATAATCGGGTGCTAAAAGACGTTTTGAACATAAGAAGCGATATCGATATGGTACAGTGGATATACATTGAAAGAGCAACAGAATTTCTCACGCAGATACTTATTGCCACAGATGCATTGCTGTTATCATTAAAGGAAAATATAGAAAAAGACCCACTTACAGGTCTTTACAACAGACTGGCCCTTGATAGAATCCTGTCTAAAGCGTGGTCATATGCGGCATCGCACAACACCCCTTTGACAGTAGCTATGTTGGATCTTGATAACTTTAAACACATCAATGACAATTACGGCCACCTGGTAGGAGACGAACTTCTAGCAGAGGTATGCCTAAAAATAAAGAGGAGTTTGAGAGATGGAGATGAGATCATAAGGTATGGCGGCGAAGAATTTCTTGTGCTGCTGCCGGAAACAAGTGTAGAAAAAGCATTGATACCCCTTGAAAGAATAAGAAATCAAATAGAGAGCGATACATTTACTGCGGAGCAAATCAAAACAACCATAAGCATTGGACTTGCCACATTTCCTGGAGATCGCCCTCTGAATTATGAAGAGCTTATAAAGTTTGCAGATACTGCGCTATATGAAGCTAAATCGCGAGGGAAAAATCAAATAGTCTCCTATAGGGAACTCACGCGCAAACAATAG
- a CDS encoding SpoIIE family protein phosphatase, with product MNKYSDLLKVNISTDADIYILSYKLNKFLEKNNLINPAISLVARELATNILKYGTRGFIEVTYDGELLVITADDMGKNNVELSGKGLGIGLDVVKNNCDKLEITKKREGGSTVKATFLIKFLINKDNRNKFSVSIGVASKPHYLESKSGDICVYKKVDDRYFIFVADILGHGERAYETAVYIKAHIERLRETAAIQEILAELISLPGISRGFAGFIGYISHDRIEYINIGNIRIWIITPSSISKLIETPGIIGKTPLPLKTYTEHITSNYFSIIACTDGIKRQFTPTRQMYWIWDLNPHNIANKIINDFGIKEDDSTVLVAKGGSAY from the coding sequence ATGAACAAATACTCAGACCTGCTCAAGGTGAATATATCTACAGATGCTGACATATATATACTGAGCTATAAATTAAATAAATTTTTAGAAAAAAATAATTTAATTAATCCTGCTATATCCCTTGTGGCAAGAGAACTGGCAACCAATATCTTAAAATACGGTACCAGAGGTTTTATAGAAGTAACCTATGATGGTGAACTATTAGTTATAACAGCAGACGATATGGGCAAAAACAATGTAGAGTTGTCTGGTAAAGGCCTGGGCATAGGGTTGGATGTCGTCAAAAACAATTGCGATAAACTGGAGATTACAAAAAAGCGCGAGGGAGGCAGTACAGTAAAAGCGACGTTTTTAATAAAGTTTTTAATAAACAAAGACAATCGGAACAAATTCTCAGTGAGTATAGGTGTAGCCTCTAAGCCCCACTACCTGGAATCCAAAAGTGGTGACATATGCGTTTATAAAAAAGTAGACGACAGATATTTCATCTTTGTCGCCGATATACTAGGACATGGTGAAAGAGCCTATGAGACTGCTGTATATATCAAGGCTCATATAGAAAGATTAAGAGAAACCGCAGCAATCCAGGAAATACTTGCAGAATTGATCTCCCTACCCGGTATTTCACGTGGCTTCGCAGGTTTTATAGGTTATATATCCCATGACCGTATCGAATACATTAACATAGGAAATATCAGGATATGGATTATAACGCCCTCTTCTATCAGCAAACTTATAGAAACTCCCGGAATAATCGGCAAAACTCCGCTCCCATTAAAAACATATACAGAACATATAACGTCTAATTATTTCAGCATCATAGCGTGCACTGACGGTATAAAGCGTCAATTTACCCCAACCAGACAGATGTATTGGATATGGGATCTTAATCCACACAATATCGCAAACAAGATTATCAATGACTTTGGCATCAAAGAAGACGATTCCACAGTGCTGGTAGCGAAAGGAGGTAGTGCATATTAA
- a CDS encoding anti-sigma regulatory factor produces MLKINPLDYDLIIKIKDENDIVISRQMAKNFAQKLDFSLVDVTKIATAVSELARNIYRYAKEGYIYIKKETKANNPCIKIVATDEGPGIQNVDQAIAGGFTTSEKSLGLGLSGVRRLMDDFYIHSEVGKGTTVIIEKRRRYL; encoded by the coding sequence ATGTTAAAGATAAATCCTTTAGATTATGATCTCATAATAAAAATAAAAGATGAAAATGATATAGTTATATCAAGGCAGATGGCCAAAAATTTTGCGCAAAAGCTGGATTTTTCATTGGTGGATGTAACAAAAATCGCGACGGCAGTATCTGAACTCGCCAGAAATATATACAGGTATGCAAAAGAAGGATATATTTATATAAAAAAAGAGACTAAGGCTAATAATCCATGTATAAAGATAGTGGCAACAGATGAAGGGCCTGGTATTCAGAATGTAGACCAGGCAATTGCCGGGGGCTTTACCACTTCCGAAAAAAGTTTGGGCCTCGGGTTATCCGGCGTCAGAAGGTTAATGGATGATTTTTACATACACTCAGAAGTAGGCAAGGGCACGACGGTGATTATCGAAAAAAGAAGGCGTTATTTATGA
- a CDS encoding STAS domain-containing protein: protein MANKIVPTIKIRNYLFVPIQIELDDTTMDKLQSQILSEIYEDDSISAIILDVSMVDIIDSYISFSLSEIASMARLMGCHTAICGLQPQVALTLSQMGITLKNVILTRSLEDAIDTLRELQ from the coding sequence ATGGCAAATAAAATTGTGCCTACGATTAAGATACGCAACTATCTGTTTGTACCAATTCAAATTGAGCTAGACGATACAACAATGGATAAACTTCAATCGCAGATATTAAGCGAAATATATGAAGATGATAGCATATCAGCCATAATCCTGGATGTAAGTATGGTAGACATAATCGATAGCTACATATCTTTTTCACTATCAGAGATAGCCAGCATGGCTCGACTGATGGGATGTCATACTGCAATCTGCGGCTTGCAGCCGCAAGTAGCTCTTACTCTTTCACAGATGGGCATAACGCTTAAAAACGTGATATTGACCAGGAGTTTAGAGGATGCCATTGATACCCTCAGGGAATTACAGTAG
- a CDS encoding STAS domain-containing protein, with the protein MKEAIISKIKELTEDISDNTDEKSAWEDFLVDMAEHIDSSDKSALKQSFSNILQFIDEKRFIDGLKRISENIDNFPLSEMLQITIEVMADTIAQKNDTIVELKNILSELETPVIRLWKKVLLVPIIGTLDSNRAQNMAEKILNSTSNIGATAVIIDVTGVSMIDTIVGGFLIETFNALKLLGCDVILTGIKPEVAQTLVKLNIDFNMVTVKRNVEYALSYLIGINKDESLKKASAKVGENYGK; encoded by the coding sequence ATGAAAGAAGCTATCATATCCAAGATTAAAGAGTTAACCGAGGATATCTCCGATAATACAGATGAAAAGAGTGCGTGGGAAGATTTTTTAGTTGATATGGCAGAACATATAGACAGCAGCGACAAATCAGCGCTCAAACAATCATTTTCAAACATCTTACAATTTATTGACGAAAAAAGATTCATCGACGGTTTAAAAAGAATCAGTGAAAATATCGACAATTTTCCATTATCAGAAATGCTACAAATAACAATAGAAGTGATGGCAGACACAATTGCGCAAAAAAATGATACCATTGTCGAACTAAAAAATATCCTTTCAGAACTGGAAACTCCTGTTATAAGGTTATGGAAGAAAGTACTTTTAGTCCCTATCATAGGTACACTGGATAGCAATAGAGCTCAAAACATGGCTGAAAAGATTTTAAATAGCACTTCCAACATAGGTGCAACCGCTGTGATCATAGATGTAACAGGCGTATCAATGATAGACACCATTGTAGGTGGTTTCTTAATTGAAACATTTAATGCTCTAAAGTTATTAGGGTGTGATGTCATCTTAACCGGCATAAAACCCGAAGTGGCTCAGACCCTTGTCAAATTAAATATAGACTTCAACATGGTAACAGTAAAGCGAAATGTAGAATACGCCCTTTCATATCTTATAGGTATTAATAAAGATGAATCGTTAAAAAAGGCTTCTGCTAAAGTAGGGGAAAATTATGGCAAATAA
- a CDS encoding NAD(P)/FAD-dependent oxidoreductase: protein MLKYDVIIVGAGPAGIFTALELTKNRDLNILMLEKGRAIEKRSCPVNNKGIKCIDCKPCSITCGWGGAGAFSDGKLTLTSAFGGILDEYISKQKLDELISYVDKIYVDFGATTEVHGTDEEKVREIERKAAAADLKLIPARVKHLGTDKCYDILKKMQYHLSEKVTIKTETPVKDILVNGDTVYGVRTESGEEYYADYVVVVPGREGAEWFNEQTAKLKLKTKNNAVDIGVRVEVPAVVMEDITDVVYESKLIYFSKSFDDRVRTFCMNPYGQVVEENNNGIKTVNGHSYKDIKTQNTNFALLVSKEFTEPFKEPIAYGKYIATLANMLGEGVIVQRLGDLLDGRRSTYERIKRGLVEPTLADATPGDLSLVLPYRHLTSIIEMLQAMDKIAPGVYSKHTLLYGVEVKFYSSRVELTDKFETKIKNLFAAGDGAGITRGLAQASVSGVVVAREILNRLMRRD from the coding sequence ATTTTGAAATACGATGTAATCATAGTGGGGGCTGGTCCAGCGGGTATTTTTACAGCATTAGAGCTCACGAAAAACAGGGACCTCAACATTTTAATGCTGGAAAAGGGCAGGGCTATTGAAAAACGAAGCTGCCCTGTAAATAATAAAGGGATCAAATGCATTGACTGTAAGCCTTGTTCCATAACATGCGGATGGGGTGGAGCAGGGGCTTTCAGCGACGGTAAACTTACTCTTACGTCAGCTTTTGGAGGTATACTTGACGAATATATCTCGAAGCAAAAGCTGGATGAACTTATAAGTTATGTAGATAAAATTTATGTGGATTTTGGAGCTACGACAGAAGTACACGGAACAGATGAAGAAAAGGTAAGGGAGATAGAGAGAAAAGCGGCTGCTGCTGATCTGAAATTGATTCCGGCGAGGGTAAAGCATCTGGGTACGGATAAATGTTATGATATACTCAAAAAAATGCAATATCATTTGAGCGAGAAGGTTACTATAAAGACAGAAACGCCTGTTAAAGATATACTGGTAAATGGAGATACGGTATATGGTGTCAGAACAGAGAGCGGAGAAGAATATTATGCCGATTATGTGGTGGTAGTGCCTGGCCGTGAAGGCGCTGAGTGGTTTAACGAGCAGACAGCAAAGTTAAAGCTCAAGACAAAAAATAACGCTGTAGACATTGGGGTAAGGGTTGAAGTGCCTGCTGTGGTTATGGAGGATATAACCGATGTGGTTTATGAATCCAAGCTGATATACTTTTCCAAGTCTTTTGATGATAGGGTCAGAACATTTTGTATGAATCCCTATGGACAGGTGGTAGAGGAAAACAATAACGGTATAAAGACCGTGAATGGCCACAGTTATAAGGACATTAAGACACAGAATACCAACTTTGCCCTTCTGGTTAGCAAAGAGTTTACAGAGCCTTTTAAAGAGCCGATAGCTTACGGCAAATATATAGCTACACTGGCGAATATGCTTGGAGAAGGGGTTATAGTGCAGAGGCTGGGGGACTTATTGGATGGGCGAAGGTCTACCTACGAGAGGATAAAGCGGGGACTGGTTGAGCCCACTTTGGCTGATGCTACTCCGGGAGATTTGAGCCTGGTGTTGCCTTACAGGCATCTGACCTCCATCATAGAGATGCTTCAGGCGATGGATAAGATTGCTCCGGGTGTATATTCAAAGCATACCCTGCTGTATGGAGTGGAGGTAAAATTTTATTCATCGAGGGTAGAGCTTACTGATAAATTCGAGACCAAGATAAAGAATCTCTTTGCTGCAGGAGATGGAGCCGGTATAACAAGAGGATTAGCTCAGGCATCTGTCTCAGGTGTGGTGGTGGCAAGAGAGATATTAAATAGATTGATGAGGAGAGATTAA
- a CDS encoding adenylosuccinate synthase has translation MSSVVIVGTQWGDEGKGKITDYLAEQADIVMRYQGGSNAGHTVEAKGKQYKLHLVPSGILYPDKQCLIGHGVVLDPEELLQEIDMLISQGIDVSNLRISDRAHLVFPYHKLFDGLEEDKKGDNDIGTTRKGIGPAYMDKSERIGIRVCDLMNEDVFRNKLKANLQKKNEILTKIYEREPFDVEEMTERYLEYGKKLSRYVADTTVIVYEALKAGKKVLFEGAQGTLLDLDLGTYPYVTSSHPIAGGVCVGAGIGPTMIDKVVGVAKAYTTRVGKGPFPTELFDEIGNSIREKGHEYGTTTGRPRRCGWFDAVIVSFSVRVSGITDLAITKLDTLAGLDTVKICTAYRKGDEIVKNFPASLEYLAECEPVYEELPGWDDRITQARTYDELPENAKRYVERIEELCGARASILSVGPGREQTIIR, from the coding sequence ATGTCGTCAGTAGTAATAGTAGGTACCCAGTGGGGAGATGAAGGTAAGGGCAAGATAACCGATTATCTGGCAGAGCAGGCGGATATCGTCATGAGATATCAAGGGGGATCCAATGCAGGGCATACCGTGGAGGCTAAAGGTAAGCAGTATAAGCTTCACCTGGTGCCTTCGGGCATATTGTATCCTGATAAGCAGTGCCTCATAGGCCATGGGGTGGTGCTGGATCCTGAGGAACTTTTGCAAGAGATAGATATGCTCATTTCTCAAGGCATTGATGTAAGTAACCTGAGAATAAGCGACAGGGCACACCTGGTTTTCCCTTATCACAAGCTCTTTGACGGACTGGAAGAGGACAAAAAGGGAGACAATGATATAGGTACTACCAGGAAGGGCATTGGCCCCGCTTATATGGATAAATCCGAGAGGATAGGCATAAGAGTATGCGATCTCATGAATGAGGATGTATTCAGGAATAAACTTAAAGCCAATTTGCAGAAAAAAAACGAGATTTTAACCAAGATATATGAAAGAGAACCTTTTGACGTGGAAGAGATGACAGAGAGATATTTAGAATATGGAAAAAAGCTTTCTCGATATGTAGCAGATACCACTGTTATTGTTTATGAGGCATTAAAAGCCGGCAAAAAAGTGTTATTTGAGGGAGCTCAGGGGACATTGCTGGATCTGGACCTGGGGACATATCCGTATGTGACATCATCACACCCCATTGCAGGTGGTGTGTGCGTTGGTGCAGGCATAGGTCCTACCATGATCGATAAGGTAGTAGGTGTAGCCAAAGCTTATACTACAAGGGTGGGCAAAGGGCCATTTCCCACGGAACTTTTTGATGAGATAGGCAATAGCATAAGGGAGAAAGGCCATGAGTATGGTACGACTACAGGCAGACCCAGAAGATGCGGTTGGTTTGATGCCGTTATAGTGAGTTTTTCTGTTAGAGTGAGTGGGATAACGGATTTGGCCATCACCAAGCTGGATACGCTGGCGGGCCTTGATACGGTTAAAATCTGCACGGCATACCGAAAAGGCGATGAAATTGTAAAGAATTTCCCTGCCAGTTTAGAATATCTGGCTGAGTGTGAGCCTGTCTATGAAGAGCTTCCGGGATGGGATGATAGGATAACACAGGCCAGGACATATGATGAGTTGCCGGAGAATGCAAAAAGGTATGTGGAGAGAATAGAAGAGCTCTGTGGTGCTAGAGCGAGCATATTGTCAGTGGGACCTGGGAGAGAGCAGACAATTATAAGGTAG